Within Cydia fagiglandana chromosome 25, ilCydFagi1.1, whole genome shotgun sequence, the genomic segment gtaaattatgtagccacagtaaatttactgacatctttcgacagaagattaaaactgttagaacgccatttgacttcgaTCTTTATTATTTCTTccctagagtcagaccaagaatagtctgcagcggatttgatagcccacgcagtgaaagtgttattttaaacgtcaaacttctgttaaattatgacgtataaatgacgcttgcactgcgtgggctatcaaatccgctgcagactttttttggtccggcTCTAAAATGCTAGATGGCTAGGCTAGGTTTCGTGACCAtggtagtattacctgttgttttatctataagttttgtcacgaataaaaacattctattctattctattctaaatatcTTAATCTTTAATATGACTAAAAAATTGTCTTAATGGACCCACTAGAATTTACaagaaaaaataatgaaaagaaAACCTTCAGTATCAGGGACGAAAGTAAGTTCGGAGCCGACAGGCGCATCTGTCATAGTCAGACGGCTGTCGCTGTCGGTATCAAATTCTTGAATACTACAAAAAAACGCATTACAAGTAATtcagagcccatcaacgtgcacactagcgccactgctacaTAAACGtaactattttaatttaaaaaaaaccgggcaagtgcaagtcggactcgcgcacgaagggttccgtaccataaagcaaaaaaaaacggaaaaaaatgcaaaaagaaaacggtcacccatccaagtactgaccacgcccgacgttgcttaactggtcaaaaatcacgtttgctgtatgggagccccacttaaatctttattttattctgtttttagtatttgttgttatagcggcaacagaaatacatcatctgtgaaaatttcaactgtctagctatcacggttcgtgagatacagcccggtgacagacagacggacagacggacggacggacggacggatggccGGACGgccagcgaagtcttagtaatagggtcccgttttaccctttgggtacggaaccctaaaaaagggagAGCTACGTACTCTATTTTGAATTTaactaccttttgaatacatcataccagtttttatgttgcaaatttaaaataaatacactaCAAATTACCTCGACTCTGGTCCCGAACCGGATACATTCTCCAAAACATCAGTCGCTTCGGAAGTATCATCAGTCTCCGAGTGAATCAAGAAATCTTCATCGATCCTATCCAAGCCTGTTTTCAGGTGCCCCATTTCAGAGCTACTAAACTCCACGAAATCAAACTCCTTATTCTCCAAGTCTAGCTTATCAATGACTTTATCTAGTATTTGTTTAACGCACGCGTAGGAATCTTCGTAGCGGTATGGTCTAGTCGGAGATTGGCATGTCAGGCCGTCTTTGGTGACTATTATGTTTAATTGCTTGCTCGCAAACGGTTTGAAGCCTGCGTGGTAATAATATTCTGTTACTATGACGGCTAAGCTATGATGTAGCGTATGCTATTGGAACAGTTGAAGTATGTTTCAAATGAGGAACAAACTTCACTAAAATTTACGCAAATGTACAGTAAACAGTAAATTACAATGTTTTGTAAGGTAGATAAACGGTCATTTTCTCACGTCTGTTCCACATATGGAACATTAGACTCAAGAACTGATTAGCGACCAGTCGGGTTAACCCCAGGGAGTGCTGACGCAACAGATTGTCATTAATATGTTCCATATATAGAACATTAGATTAGACACGCAACTGTAGGCAATATTTCCCGACTCGCCATTTGGTGCAAGTATAGACTAACCAACAACCAACATATTGTCCCCGCGCTGTCCGTCCCAATACCGAAGACTGGCAGACACGCGTGAGCTGGTGTTACGTGGAACCATCCGGGGGCGCTCCGGAGTCTGCCGCAGCAGAGATACTTGCGACACTATGCTCTCTTCATGTGCAAGTATAGACTAACCATAAACCAACATATTGTCCCCGCGCTGTCCATCCCAATACCGAAGACTGGCAGACACGCGTGACCTCGTATTACGTGGAACCATCCGGGGGCGCTCCGGAGTCTGCCGCAGAGACACTTGCGACACTAGGCTCTCTTCTGGTGCATGTATAGACTAACCATAAACCAACATATTGTCCCCGCGCTGTCCGTCCCAATACCGAAGACTGGCAGACACGCGGGAGCTGGTGTTACGTGGGACCATCCGGGGGCGCTCCGGAGTCTGCCGCAGGAGCGACACTTGCGACACTAGGCTCTCTTCTTGTGGCTTTCAATGATAGGGGATAGTTAGACCAataaaatctgcagcgattatgatagcccacgcagtgcaagtgttattttaaacgtcaaacatctatgaaattatgacgtatgaataacacttacactgcggctatcaaaatcgctgcagacttttcttggtctaagttACTATTAGTCTTCGCTAACTACTTCAAGTTCCAATTTACGAGATGAAACATAATAAAGAAAACGCATTGAAGTAATTTTACTACAATTATCCAAAATTTTAACAAATTTCTTGACATTGTAAGGAATCATCAAGAAAATATCATCTTCGATCAGATTCCAGAAGGAATTCTCCTGGTCAGTAGTATTAGGGTAATTTCCTAAAACAAATTTACGGCAAtatgtagaaaaaaaaacacattttggctttctcagttattttaaaatcaaaaataaccgaatgaaatatgtaaattgtgTATTCATTGTGATGTCACATACCTATgtcacaaaagagataggtacagaaatcaatctacatacaaagcgcgctcgagcaacgcacacatagacactgctcacggacacgatatctcggaccagttgggaccactgcgagcgcgagtgccatccgcttgagacacgcgtctgtgaacttttttgtgcaataatggagaaacaaaacaaaaagttattataactgtacagtggacggttgtttaaattcaacattaaccggtgaattgtcgttttttaagctaccagtggtttcagagagaatgcgtatgcgaatttattacattgtacatgagaatgcgaatttattacactttaaaattataataatcgtgcatttcgccaaactcgaaatcatcgcaagatattttctgtggcaaatctgtaatataacaatgacattaaaatgaaaatagctatttgagttataatgtcattattaatttatatttccattcttcccgtttcaacctcaacaataaatcaaacaactagatacgagatacgagatacgatacgatggatacgagtgccactaccacgatagttttttgtgcataagtcatagttcgcaacaatcgcaaccctagagcgaccgccgaccgtaggtatgaaaagtaaagtacatacatgtgattgacttctgtacttatctgttttgtgcctaTGTATCATTAAGTTTAtatacttaggggtcatccattaattatgtcacaccaatttctaggttttttgaccccccccccccccttgtcacacttggtcacatttggcaaacccctcccgtcgtgtgacgtcacactaggggtgtgacgtcacattttttctacgaaatcgccaaatcgaattaagtaagtacctaagtattattaatattttatcaaaatatttttgacgatataaatagctagagtctgtgcggaaagagaagagtcgtggaatgtattgggccccatacattccacgactcttctctttccgcacagactctattagtcattttataacccaaaactgcttaggaaagaaaattaaacgattaaaaactattttcgttttaaaaacttgttatttaaatgtacagcgaactaaataatttaaataaattttcggttactgatgaagttaaagtgacgtcacaaagtttgtgtctcccccctcccccatgtcacattttcttgaccccctccctccccctatacgtgtgacgtaattaatggatgaccccttagtaaTAAATCGTTTTGACGTTTACGTTTACGTCGTAaagataaattaatttaaattgttgttGTTACTCTACCCCAGTGTTTTCAAACTTTTTCATGACGCGACCCCCTTCGTACGAGCAAAATGTATTGTTTAAAGGCTGGCAGAGGCTTGCGACCCTCCAGGTGGTCGCGATCCACAGTTAGAAAAACACTGCTCTACCCTATTCACGTACTACATTCGGCAGTtagaatagggtattttcctactagccaaatcagttacttttttagaactgtcaaaacgatttgcttatatcgaatttatatgaaatattacatcgtgacgtcacggtaaactcacctactttttattagggttccgtacccaaagggtaaaacgggaccctattactaagacttcgctgtccgtccgtccgtccgtctgtccgtctgtcaccaggctgtatctcacgaaccgtgatagctagacagttgaaattttcacagatgatgtatttctgttgccgctataacaacaaatactaaaaacagaataaaatacaaatttaaatggggctcccatacaacaaacgtgatttttgaccaaagttaagcaacgtcgggagtggtcagtacttggatgggtgaccgtttttttttgtgctttttttttgttttttttttgcattatggtacggaacccttcgtgcgcgagtccgactcgcacttgcccagttttatTTCTAGATCCGATTTactaaatagaacttgtgtttaaaaatagctcCTATCTGcggttttctaataattatctggtgctttatttcatgcatggtgtaaataatttattttaaatacagtgtaATACCCTATTTCAACTACTTGAaaaatacttattaaatattaatattaaacgcACCGTCAAACTCATCTGCGTCAGATTGGTCAGCCGCAGCATATGAAACAGCAGCGCCGTGGTTATAGGCTTCACCATGAGCGCGGCGCGAGGCCCAGAGGCCCCGAGCAGCACGCGTATATGACCGTAGATCAGGGCGTCCAAGGGGGTGGGGCTAGGGAAGGGAGgggaaggttaggttaggttacaagCTTCACCATGAGCGCGGCGCGAGGCCCAGAGGCCCCGAGCAGGGCGCGGATATGGCCGTAGATCAGGGCGTCCAAGGGGGTGGGGCTAGGGAAGGGAgggtaaggttaggttaggttataggCTTCACCATGAGCGCGGCGCGAGGGCCAGAGGCCCCGAGCAGGGCGCGGATATGGCCGTAGATCAGGGCGTCCAGGAGGGTGGGGCTAGGGAAGGGAGgggaaggttaggttaggttataggCTTCACTATGAGCGCGGCGCGAGGCCCAGATGCCCCGAGCAGCACGCGTATATGACCGTAGATCAGGGCGTCCAAGGGGGTGGGGCTAGGGAAGGGAGgggaaggttaggttaggttataggCTTCACCATGAGCGCGGCGCGAGGCCCAGAGGCCCCGAGCAGCGCGCGAATATGACCGTAGATCAGG encodes:
- the LOC134677115 gene encoding uncharacterized protein LOC134677115, whose protein sequence is MLVYGFKPFASKQLNIIVTKDGLTCQSPTRPYRYEDSYACVKQILDKVIDKLDLENKEFDFVEFSSSEMGHLKTGLDRIDEDFLIHSETDDTSEATDVLENVSGSGPESRVCSQ